TCATCATTAGACGCTTATAAAGATTGTGAGGTAATGGTGCAGCTGGGAGATAAGTGGGTGTCAGGTGTTGCTTCTGGAGTCGATTCAGGTGGCGGCCTCGTTTTGAATGTGGATGGCGTTAGGCAGGTTTTTAAGGGGGGTGAGGTGAGCGTGAGGAGTCAAACTTCGTGAGCATGACAGCCCCGGTGCTAGAATTGGATGTTGGTAATAGTACTATAAAGTGGCGTCTTCTTGATGGCGGCGTGCGGGTGTCTGGTGGGCGGCTGGAAAGTATTGCTGAGCTGTTGTTGAGTCTGCCTGTCTCAGTGCAGCTGGCGAGGATCGCTTCGGTTGCCGATGTGGCGCGGGAGGCAGCTATTATTGAGCAGCTTCGTGCTCATGGGATAGCTGCCTTGGTGGCTAAATCTCAGCGCGAGTGCGCGGGTGTTCGCAATGTCTATCAAGATGAGTCCCGGATGGGCGTGGATCGTTGGCTGGCAATGGTGGCTGCGTATCAGCAGTTTTCTCGGGCAAGCCTTGTTATCGATATTGGTTCTGCGTTGACTATCGATTTTGTTGATGCCGATGGCTGTCATCTTGGAGGCTACATTATTCCGGGTGTGCCGTTGTTAAGTAAGGCCTTGGGGCTTCATACGGGCAGGGTGCGGTTTGCGGAGGCGCAGTCATTTGGTTTGGCGCCGGGTGTCAGCACAGAAGAGTGTGTGCATCACGGCAAATGGCTGGCCATTATAGGGGCAGTGCGAGAGGCATTAACGTGGGCGCAAGAATACTGGACAGAGGCTTATGATGTGTTTATCTGTGGCGGCGACGCCATGACGGTTATGGCGGCGTTTGGTGCGCAGGCAGAGGGCTGGCATTACCGTGAAGAACTGGTTATGGATGGTCTAAGCTACGCGCTGTCGGCAAGGGAAGATTAAATGCGTTGGGTATTCTTCTTATTGTTGATGGCAAATGGGGCGTTTTACTACTGGCATCATTATTACGATGTTGACGCAGCCGAAGTGTCGGTGCCGGTTGGTTTGCAGGGTGAGCC
The DNA window shown above is from Spongiibacter sp. IMCC21906 and carries:
- a CDS encoding type III pantothenate kinase; translated protein: MTAPVLELDVGNSTIKWRLLDGGVRVSGGRLESIAELLLSLPVSVQLARIASVADVAREAAIIEQLRAHGIAALVAKSQRECAGVRNVYQDESRMGVDRWLAMVAAYQQFSRASLVIDIGSALTIDFVDADGCHLGGYIIPGVPLLSKALGLHTGRVRFAEAQSFGLAPGVSTEECVHHGKWLAIIGAVREALTWAQEYWTEAYDVFICGGDAMTVMAAFGAQAEGWHYREELVMDGLSYALSARED